From one Catharus ustulatus isolate bCatUst1 chromosome 1, bCatUst1.pri.v2, whole genome shotgun sequence genomic stretch:
- the ARL5B gene encoding ADP-ribosylation factor-like protein 5B isoform X2 — MNEVVHTSPTIGSNVEEIVVKNTHFLMWDIGGQESLRSSWNTYYSNTEFIILVVDSIDRERLSITKEELYRMLAHEDLRKAAVLIFANKQDMKGCMTAAEISAYLTLSSIKDHPWHIQSCCALTGEGLCQGLEWMTSRIGVAKRFSIPKAGILSSSLNTLHSVR, encoded by the exons ATGAATGAAGTGGTTCATACTTCTCCAACCATAGGAAGCAATGTAGAAGAAATAGTGGTGAAAAACACTCATTTCTTGATGTGGGATATTGGAGGACAAGAATCATTACGGTCATCGTGGAATACCTATTATTCAAACACAGAG TTCATCATTCTGGTTGTTGACAGCATTGATAGAGAGCGACTTTCTATTACAAAAGAAGAACTTTATAGAATGCTGGCTCATGAG GATTTACGGAAGGCTGCAGTTCTCATCTTTGCGAACAAGCAGGACATGAAAGGCTGCATGACGGCTGCCGAGATATCTGCATACCTCACCCTCAGCTCCATAAAGGATCACCCATGGCACATTCAGTCCTGCTGTGCTTTGACAGGAGAAGG ATTATGCCAAGGCCTGGAGTGGATGACCTCCCGTATTGGA GTGGCAAAGAGGTTCAGTATCCCCAAAGCAGGGATTCTTTCCAGCTCTTTAAACACACTGCACTCAGTAAGGTGA